The genome window TAATGATGATGCTAATGCAGTTGACATTTTATGTGGCCATAGAATGCCGAGCATGGCCgataattaaatgcaataataattcaatttaattagctGGCAGCTGGTTTGctgaagctggagctggagttgGATGCACGTCACCCAAATGCCCCAAGGGTAGTGTTAAAATATTGATGGATTGATTAGcataatatttgttttatgaTTTCACATTGTTTGGGGATTTGGTTTACGGGCGTCAGCATCGGCTAATTAAAACACCTTAAAAGAGCTCATTAGTTATCCAACATCTGTCAAGGGTGTTGATTATGTACTTAGAAGTTGTCTGCAAATGCAAACTGACAGATTAATGTGGATGGAAGCTGAGGCCCAGGATGTAGTTGACAGATTTAAGATGTTAATTGGGTTCAATGATTTTGCATTAGAGATTGTTTAACCAGTCTACAACCAATTTACATGAGATAGCAATTATTAAGTAATTGTACGAATTATATGATAAGAATAAACTAAAACTCttatttttaaactaattGGTTAGGATATTAAAATTGGGACTTGCGTATTTTCCAACACCATTTTCATCGTGTGAGGTCATGGACAAACACTCGTTTATTGGCTGACAAATCCGATTTAGTGTGAGCTTTAAATAAGCCGCACAAACAGGCCCTATATATGGCGATATATCCTTGCCCAGGAGCTTTCATGGACACAATGTTCGTGTTGGAGATATTTCATTGAATCAATTATCGCTGGACATGGCATAATAATTACTGTCTGCTGCACACAGAAGCGCACACTGGCAGACACAATCCACCACCCACTTCAATCCAAGTCCAGTCCAATCCAGCTCAACCACCCTGAAACACCCAACCCCAcccactcacccacacacTGGCAAGGTCGCCCGAAGCGACGGAGCAGCAGGGACATGTTCATTTCTTCATTGATAACTGGAAGGGAAGCTCATCCTGGCCTCGTTACTTAACCAACTGTAACAGTCCAACTGAGAGACAGAGAGTCAAGAGTCTCGGCGAAAGAGACGGGGACAGGTAAGCAGAGAAGGAAGGCACGGACTGACGCAAACAGAAGGCGAAGGATGCAAGTTGCACTTAGAGGAATTTTATTACTGTTCTTAGTAAGTTTCATAAAATGATATGCGTAAAATCAACTGAAGCAGTAAAAGCACAAGCACTaactttattatttgtaatattACAAATGAAGACAAAAAtatctttatttattgttagtattttcttatttattttactttacttacttattttactttattttactTAATTAATACCTAACAAAAGATTTACcaacaaaaataagaaaaaacaaaatactcTGCCCCGATTTCTCTCCGTGCAgcagtaaaacaaaaatttgccCGTATTAAAGCAAAATAATGAAGTGAAAATGGCAACAATGTGATTACACACAGTCATAGACCCAAAGCCATAATAAATTGTTCCACAAGCGAGAGGTCAGATccaaagagagagagaaagagaggtAGGAACGCAGTGAGAGCGAGAGGGAGCATCTGCGCATGCGCTAATCGACATGTTGCAGATACATCCTCCTTGGCAACATTATGGTAATGGCTAACTTGTTGGATGCAGCTGCTCCACTCCACTTCATTCCACTCCGCTTACACTTCCACTTCATAATTTCCTCCGGCGGGAAAAACTTTTCGCTCTCGTAGCGATTTGTCTGGCAAACAATTTCCGAAATGCGATTGCTTAAACGCAATACGAAAAGTTATTAATTGAGCTGGCCGTAATGAGCTCATTTACAGATTGTAATGTGCTCCCATTACAGGCACACGAACAGCTGCCGATTTCGATTTCTCGATTCTGAATCCGGAGCACTTGATGCCAGGCATTACGTCGAGTTAAATGGCTTGTAATGACGACGTCGATGGGGCGTCGATGGGGGGTTGTTAGTTCGTGAGGATGGGGAGTTAAATAGGGCTAAATGTGTCCAATCACTTGGGGGCTATTGGGGTCTGAACCCGATTTGGAACAAGGCGAGCAAATGTCAGACAGCGATTTCCCATTTGCCGTTCGATATGGATATGACTACATCTAATGGATACACACAATTCTATCTAATCGCCCCCAGTCTAGGAGGCTGGAAAACAGGCGAAAAACTTTCGACCAAATGGGAATCGATGTGTGGCAAGTTAACGCTTTGCTGCCGCTCACATCACTGCTCTTAACTTACGTTGGCTTCTAGACTTTCTTACTATTAtagaaatgaaaaaaaaaatcttccTCTTATCATTTATTAGAAAAGattccttttatttttatgtcaGGTTTCCATTTCTCATAATCACAATGCCATGATATTAAATTCAGTTCTAACTCAAACTCAGACACTACAACTACTAAACAACGACACAACTACAGAGAAAAAACATCGTATTGAATAGCAGAAGCACTACCTACACTGCCGTATTTATTGTTCCATTTtagttggttttttttcttgtAAGTTGGAATGGACGTACTACACGCACACGATCTGTACGATGAGCAGCTAATCGATCGAGTCGGCGACGCGGTGAACGAAGATGCTGGCGATGACTTGGACACATTGGTGGatggacagcagcagcagcagcgcctgGGAGTCAATCGTCAGATGGACATACTCCTGGACGCTCCTCAAGAGCCACCGTTGGGCGTTTTTCCGGCGCAAGGAGGGCCAAATGGACCACCACGTCTGCGCAAGAAACGGAGCTTCTACACTATGACCAAGCCCACTGCGCCGTGCCAAAGTCAGGAGCCGGAGATGTGCCTCCTAATGGCCAGTGTCACGAGGGCGATGCGTCACGTTCGCGAGGATCAGCGAGGCGAGTACTTTGCAAATTACCTGGTCGAGAATATGACCAGTCAGAACTACCCGAATGGTGTGGGTCTGCCACGGCATTGGGGTCAGTTCTGATTCGCCATAGTTCCCCCATAGATTGTTAATCAGAAGAACCTCTCTTGGACCTCGGAAGATCGAGCAAGCTCACTGGGATCCCATCCTACACATACATGTAAACGTCCATATCCCCAACCACCCGATATGCATCCAACTAGTTATCTTTCCTCTAAAAACTTGCTCAAAACTAAAAAACACTACACCATAGTTATCTACCGCTCCGCCAAGctcaaaaaaagagaaaaaacgTCACTTCACTGTTTACAGTTCCCATCCTGTTCAATAAACAACACGATTTAGCAaacttatattttcatatttggcTTTCAAGTTACTGTTTTCCAAATTTATTCTACAATTGTTAACAAACAAACCACATAATATATAAGCAACACTCAATAAAACCCGAATATTTGATGTGAATTAAATTGTCTATTAAAGGGGCTATCAAACttttttccatattttcaaatcgcttaataaataaactttttacCGAACTTCACTTACAGGTATCAGATTAATAAAGCATTTATTGTTTAAATAGAGACTGCCTCAGCACGTAACGTATGTACATGCAAATCaaagtttttgattttgatttgtttgccgGCGGATGCCGATTGCCTGAAGGCTACCGAAAAATTCATGAAATTGACAATTAATAAACTTCAAATTGGAAGCCCCACATACGCCATGGATCCCATCACTCCGCCTCGCCCCTCTCCCTCGTCGTCGTTCTtgtggcaaaaacaaaaggattTATAGGGCGCCCCCCCAACAACAAttgctcacacacacacacacacatgtggaCTACGGCCACTGACAATGGCCACAATGAACAGATGAACAGTGGCAGCCAGGGAACCAGAGAACCAGAGACAAAGGCCGAGTGCGGACAATTGCCCAAAGTGtagcaaataaatacaaaatgcaAAAGATAATTGCAATCAAAGCCACAAAATGTAGCCAAAAGGCTTATAAATTGTGGGCGGTTGGGCGGCTGAAATGCCGCAGGGATGAggaaggggggaggggggttgAATATACCCAAGGTAAACGCATTTAATTTCCTAAATGTGCTTCACATGCCACAGCACAAAGACACACACTTGCATTCATATACAAATAGGCTGCAgtcagttgcagttgcagtagcagttgcaattgcagttgcaatgTTGCAGATGCAATTGCATTGGCCACATCACCCCTACCCCCCTCAAccacaacaagaacaacagcaacaagagctgcagcagcagcagcagcaaaaagaagaagcAGTTGAAGCGACGGCAATTTACGGCCATTATTGCAACAGACAGCCAGCTTTATTATGTGCCACGCCCGCAACATAAGCACTGAAAACAATATGCGTTACATTTCATATCAAttcaatatttaaaataaatcagatgcctgttttcaaatataaatatatatactattaaATACTTCAAtccaaaaatgtttattttagtATTAGCTTTGTTTAGCTTTAAGTGTTGCTCTacaaaaatgttgcaaaatgTCCTTGATCATTATATCCctaatttattcaatttaaaatggaGGGATTAGTTGcagttttatttgcatttgcctTTATTGTAATAACAATTAACTAAAAACATGTTTAAATCAAGGGCTAAATTTACTGTGATATTGCTAGTTTGGCGCTCCTAAAAGCCgctttaaatgaattaaattaaaataaatctcCAATAATAACCGCATAATTTAATTGTCCCAGTGCAAGGACTCCATTGCACCCCCTCCCGCACAGAAGGGGTGAGGGGTGGGGGAGGGTAGGTCGGTGTGGGGCAAGTCCTTCTGCCATAACTTTTTGCGGCTGCTTTTAGGCTGAGCTTTTGCATTTGCTTTCTGGTCGCTCTGTGATTGCGTTGCAAATGGCCACATGCAAcaatgttgctgttgctgttgttgttgtttttggtgGTGGTGCCCCCGCAATGGCGCGCCTTCTAATTGAATTgcattgaattgaattgatttTCGGTTAGCTTTGTCCGTCTAATTGTTGCATTTACATGGGACGGGGATGTCCATTTGAAAGCAATACACACagaaatcaaattaaacaaaagtcgCGCCACAAAAGGAGTTATCAACGTTTAAAGCGTAATTATGACAGGTTGCAAGGGTTGATTCATTTAGCAAATGCTGCAACAATCTGACAACCGGAGTGGCATGGCGTTTTGCGTTCGAATTCCATTGTTTGACAGACGATTCGAAACTCTTTCCATCGCATTCCGCCCATTCTGTCCCGTTCTGCACATCCATGCTAAATGGACCCGAGTTATTGGGGTTGTTGCCTCGGTTTCCTGGCTTTCCTGGATATTCCACCCGCCGGCAGTTGAACGCACGAAATGTGATTGATGCTCATCCGCTATCGCCGAGCTCCATTGTTATGCCACGTCTTTGATCTATGGCCACCCTCCATCACCTGGGCATTGTTGAGTAATTGATTTTGCCTCACGTGACTCCATTCCAAccgcccaaccacccaaccacccaacaTCACCCTCCAAATATGGCCAAGTTAATTTGGTTTCATCTACTTGCTGGCACGAATTCAATGTCGCGGCAACTTCTTGCAGTTTCTCCTTAATTATACACACACTTAAGTTTGCATTAATTATTGTCACTGAGTTCAGTTCCCGGGAAatatcccaaaaaaaaaattaaatggtCGGGATTTCGCTCGCTCAGCAAAGTTGCATACAAACAATTACAGCAACGCGGTGGGGCTAAAAAACTTTAACAATTATAGAAGGCTAGCTTTAAATACTCTATTGCAAGAATTATGTTAACAAATTATTGTAAAAACTATAATAATATGGATTAACATTTTTTAGTGTTTTTCTGtttgaatataagcaatgttATTTAACATAATTAACTGATAGCATTCTcttattattttgatttaaaatataactttatatttaaaacttttgctttaaaatatatattctcaGTTAAATAGAAAATTTCTGAATTTTCTTGTCTGTTTAGAAGGTGGTTATTACTTTAgatgttattgttttcaagtAATGCCCATTTAGTGCCATCTAGAGTATTTAAACATCACTATTGAGTTAAGCGCTTtacatattttgtttttattctgTTGTATTTATGGGGAAACGTGTGCAGAAAGTTTTCCACTTACAAACAATTCACAAGTAAAATACCTTGACTTTTGCTGccgcttctgcttctgcttttgCTGCCCATGGAAAATGATGGGGGTTTTCTGCGGAGGAAACTGATGTCTGTGACTGCCATTACCAAGGCTCTTATGCCACTCTGATGCCCCTGCTTACACCCCTGCCCCTGCGGCATAtggcactcacacacatacacacacacacacacgcactgaGCTCGTGTAGCAAATTGTTGGAAAATAAAGTAAGTACACCAGCAACataaacagcagcaacatccgcCCGAACGAATGGCAAACTGAGCATCAGTTGGAGGCACTTTTCGACGTAAGTAGCGTGGGTGGGCTGCAGTCTGGCTGGATTCCTTGTTTCTCATCGCAAAACCCCCACCCACTCAGTAGCCCCCAGTTAGGACTACCTTGCTAAGTCCATCCCAACCCGTCCGTCCAAGTGGCAATCCAAGTCGGCTGTCTAAATACGAGCAAGCGATTTGTGTGTCTAGTTGCTAGTTGGCAACAACGACTTTGTGCCATGGCAATAGCTGCCTCGCCAATTGAGTTTATGCCAAATGATAATATTCACCTGCAGCTTTCCGCTGGGATATCCGCAGTAAGTAGGTATTCCTCGGGTGCATCTTAAAAATGCAACTAATGAAATTACTCGAGTCGGCTTCTCCTGTTTCAGTGTAATAACCTAATTCCGTGCTACTATATTATTCATTTCACTGCACCCAGCCGACAGGAATTTGATGGAATTTCCTGTAAACAGGCAGCTCGCAGCAGACAGACAGACGTACAGCCACTTCCCTCGAATAGACAGACTCACAGACAAGGCATAAACGCATACAGTGAACACCCGGGATGTAGGATGAAGGGGACACGAAGTCCGACGGACACATAAACAGGCTTATGAGCAGCTCCTCGTAAGCGAACTTCCATTGGCTGGTTGGTCTTCCTGGTCTTCTGTTGCTTTTGCCGGTTAAGCAAACAGAGCAAACGCCACCACAGACAATCAGAAAGGCATTCAGCCAAGAGAATGCCGAACACCAGCAACAAAGATTGGCCAAAACACAGGGACAAGCAGATACAGTACGTTTTTCAGAAATCTCAATGATATTTAACATCTTAGCTTGAACTCTAAAGTAATCAGTAACTTTAAAATATACTTACTCTTCTAagataaattaatattaaaaggAGGTAACTAATTTGTTGATACAATACCACAGCTTAATTTCAAATGTcattcaaaattcaaaaatgaatATACAACATCTTCTGCCCCGGGTCGCCATTTGTTTGCATACTTGAGCTAAAAGCCAGCACAATATGGCTGGAAGACCGAGTGTCCCAAAGACAATTCTCTGGGTGATTCATTTGGCATTTTGCGAACTTAATTGATGGCAATTTGTGATTCCGTCCGCCGCACTCCATCTGCACGAGACCGAGACAGCGGACCATTAACACATTTTAATCTGCCGCCGGGCGAATGGCTTTTGTGCGGTCGGTGGGGTCTCTCTgtgtatctgaatctgaatgTGAATCTGAATATGAATCCGAGACCGAAActgaatcggaatcggaatcggaagcTCCTCCGGCAACGAAAGCTGGCGCTCAGTCGCTCTTAATCATCAGCATAAGCAATAATGGGAAACAATTGCCATCTGCCGACTGCCAGACCTCAGTTGCTGCCACTGAAATTGCTGAGCTGAGGCACAAACTTTTATTGCATTGCCATGTCAACAGTCGTAGCAGCAGCAATTGTTATCCCTGTGTACGAGTGAGTGTGTGGCACCATTGCACTTAAAATGCGAGTCCGAATCTGAAACCGACTGCGAATGCGAATTGTGACGCAAAATGAAGCTACTTGTGCGCCACTGgcagcagatacagatacagatacagatgcaaaCTGTGCggtgccactgctgctgcgaatgctgctgctgctgcagcatgcCACATTCAATTAGTGCAACAACATATCCTGCCAGCAGTTGATGTTGCTCTCTTGCACGGCAGTCCGTAGTCCAGAGTCGGTGCTACACttaattttattcatttgACAGTGCCACAGTCGGCGTCTCGTCCATGGGGCACATTCGAATCGCTGCCACACGTTCACCAGCAATTAAGGTCATTGAAGGCAGCAGAAAAAGCGGCAACAGAAAGTGCAACGGGCCAACAACAGAGGAAATACTTTTTAATTATGACATTTTATTGAGTGaacatttatgcaaatatgACAAGACCTTTTATTTTGTCGCCATTCGTAGGTTTGAGGCGCTTTTAATGAGCGGGCTAACAGGGTTGAACGGGTTCATTGTTCAAGCGATTTTGCATTCAAGTTGGGGAAACACGGACGAAGTTTGCCGACTAAGGGTTAACACAATTTGCTCAAGTTCAGTTGATTCTACAGTAAATATAACTATAATTGCTTTTGTAATAGGTAATAATGGTATATCGTTATTAAGcaattgtattttatataatttttagcTTATGAGTTAATACCTAAAAATGTTGCTTAGACCGTACAGCATATACTCGCCAGACCGAAGTGTCATAATTCGATTATTCACTGTACCTGAAAACTCAGCTCCAATTATGTCTAATAGGAATTCTAGCCATCATCCTGCAATCAAATTAACGCCCTTTCTCCTGgagtggaatttaatttggcAAATACATTTAGCCATCGAGTTTTTGAGCCTTCATGCATTTTTCACACATTTTAAATGTCGCAAAGCGCATAAAAATTCCATAAATACGCTAATGAAACACATGGTCGAGGACACACGCAGACATCGCTGGCAGAAATGgtggaaaaagggaaaaatctGAAAAGGGAAGAGCCTGGCAGCAAAAGCGAGCAAAAGAGTTAAAACGGAACAGGCCACCCAGGCAGCCGAAGGGGGTGGGGGGTAAATTTTCCCACACCCGCGCCCGCTCGTCGTCACGGCaaatgcatttccatttcatttccatttatttcaatttctttcgccatcgtttttattttcatttttcattttggctTTCTTCTGCTACATATACATTTATGGGCAAACACAAAATCGGATACAATTTTTGCTGGGCGCCTGTGACTTTTGAGTGCATTTACAGTAGCCAGAATAGCAGTGTAACGATAAATGTATCCGTTGTATCTCCATTGAAACCCGCATCTcaatctgtatctgcatctgagTCTGCATTCGTATCTGACTTTGAGCCTGAGCCTGTCTGGGTTATTTGGCTTTTATGCAACCATTTAGCAAACACatcataaaaattcaattcaattctgTGTTTACGTCGACTCCAGATGATATTGCTTTTTAATTGCGGACACGAGCGGAAATTGCTTTCACAAACAGCCAAACACATTCGCATCGGaggcaccagcaccagcaccagcataTTCGCAGCCAAATGGATACAAATGGGGGGCAGGATCGGGATCGGAATGGGGCCCATTGACATTTCGGTtttgctggctggctgctggGGAAAGGAGGCTGGAAATGGGGAAAGCCGAGGAAAACTAGCTGCGGAAGTGCGTTGATTGCAGGCCTTCTGGGATGAGGGAAACTCCTCGTGCCATTTTGCCTGACCTCAAAAACTTTGACCTTTTTCGCTGCAGTTTATTCTTgggttttgtttcgtttttaattgcACCACATGCGCCATGCAATATATAATTGGAAGCAAGCCCAGCTCACCAACACCCACTTGgacacttaaaaaaatatggaGCATTCAAGAAGGGGTTTTTTAATTTACCATTACTAAGTATATTTGTATTCACAACTCATCCAAGAATCGTATTTTTACACCAAAATTTATTATactattttataaaaatatcatAGTATCTtagtaaattatttaaattttcttaaaGTGCACATGAGCGAGCAGGCGCGCTCTCATTTAATATGAAAGTCACAGAATGTGAGCTAATTGAAAACACTTGCAATATTTATGAGCcgagcaacatgttgccaagCCACTTGACTCTGAAGCCCCCCTCCACACCgcagagagtgagagagaaaGAAATAGAGAGGGAGAAAGAGGCATTGAGCTAGCCACATGTTGCCAAGCtaataaaacaacaaaatgattttattataATGGATTTATAACGCAGGCCAAGAGCAAACAGGCTATTAGACAGAGATACAAGACTTCTTCGTATTCCCGTGGCGTGAGAAAGAGAGATAGAAGGGAGAAAAGGACGGGGATAGagcaaaagagagagagatgcACTTTTGAATTGAGACGCGAATGCGGCAGTCCATTAAGCGCAATGTTGTTGTCATCGTTTAAtgcttttgttgcctttttgcCTTATGCGACTTGACAGCTCCACTAtcttttctctcagtgcacagagaaaaaatgtGCACAACCACAGTTACTTTAAAGATGAAATAAGCGGAATAGGGATACAAGATTGCAGCCAAGACTTTATTGTTTTTTAGGTGTACTaaacaaaattataaaagTGCAAATTTGAGCTGTGAAATATTTCCAGTGTACATCCGAGTGAGTTGAATGAGAGCGATTTCAGCTTGCGTGTGCGCATTTGCAGCGATGTTGCTGCCGTGTCTGCAGCATAAATGGGGCCCCCACAGCGTCTCCTTAAGTGGAGATATTTATAATAAGTTTATTTGCTTGTGCTCTTTGTTTTTCTCTAGACCAAGCAATGCAGCAgcaaaatcaacaacaaaagcgtcaGCAAGGGGAACATtcgcagcggcagcaacatgcaacatgttgctgcgTGGCGTCAATGTTGCCCAGCTTGTTTGCCGCTGTTGGGCATTCACATTCACAATCACATTCGCAGTTGTAAATTGACGTTTTGCGTTAACGACCGAAGCGCCTTGGTCGTCGGTTTCGGCTTAAGTCCCATCCGCAACATCGCGTGTGTTTCGTGAACTCTTCGCCCAAAGTAAGGcaatttttgtgtgtgctagcatcatcaccatcatcaccatcatcgccatcatcaACATCAGCATCGAGCAGCATCCTTGGCCCGCACCTCATGCAACGCACAATTTGTTTTGCATGCAGCCCGAACATGACTGCATCAGTGCAGAGAAAAAACACCAAACCACTTAACAGTCTTAATggattatttttaatatggAAGTCATAAACCTACAATCAAAATAGTTATAGTAATTATTGAAGAACAAGTCTTAGTTCTTATTAAAGCACTAAATTACACTACCTGCGTCAAGAATTTGGTAAGTCCCAAACGAgtttttgaataattatttTGATAAAGAATCAATACACATGTTCTTAATGCCAAATTTTTACGTTGAATTAAAATCGATAAGGTACTCCGAATTTCAATTTCCAAACATAACTACTTCTTGGGAAATCCATAAGCCACAATACATAATCCACCCGAAATTCTctataaaattatagaaagtAACTTACTTTAATATTAAgattcaaataaaaattactGAATCGCAAGTTCGCGGGAAAAGCCCcaaaaaaatgtaatcaaGGCAAGCATTTTATTcgtaaaaattaaattatcatTATTTCAATTGAAATGTGTGGAACACGATTACTTTTCAGTTCTCAACTATACTGTGAGTTATCAGGAAATAAAACAATCCAGAGTAACAATAAACTTAACAATAAAACACACTTCAATCGTTTTATTTGACAATGTCATTATCCCAAATAATCACATTATGATCTAACTTTCTCTCAGTGTAGTCGTGTTTATTTGAAGTGACTTCCACGACTCCCCGACTTTTTTGCTCGTCGTGCTTCTATTCAAGTGTATCTAAATTGCTTCATCTTCGTCTTgtgcagcagcggcagcagcggcagcagcaacatcagcatcTCGTTGATGTTATTTCTCGTTTCATATTTTCGCAGTTATTTTTAGTTCGCCGCCGCTGCCCTTTTCAATCCCTTTTTAGCGAATAcccaattcaattcaatttgcagcCCGTAGAATTTAAATGAGCAATCAGGGCACTCATAGCCCGTCCATTGTTATTGTGGCTTCACTTCCCTAATGATGCTGGACTGAGCCGGAGCTTAAACTGTTGCTCTTGAGATCTTGAGATGTGAGGGGAGTTCGTGGGCTTGGTTTTCTCGGATTGCGGCAACTTTTCGTAGCTTGACTGTTTGACCACAATTGAAGCGGCATTAATCATTTCGCGAATATATAGAACGCTCGCGAtaacctaaaaataaatatggcAATCATGAGTAATTGGCCTTATCAATAGCATAACATCGCCCATTAATAATCGCACCCTTGTAGCTAATTGAGCTGTCGCCCCTCTTGCAgcttataattattattaataaaataggaaagcaaaaaaaaaaaaataactgaaaaaaagaa of Drosophila mauritiana strain mau12 chromosome 3R, ASM438214v1, whole genome shotgun sequence contains these proteins:
- the LOC117143626 gene encoding male-specific protein scotti; this translates as MDVLHAHDLYDEQLIDRVGDAVNEDAGDDLDTLVDGQQQQQRLGVNRQMDILLDAPQEPPLGVFPAQGGPNGPPRLRKKRSFYTMTKPTAPCQSQEPEMCLLMASVTRAMRHVREDQRGEYFANYLVENMTSQNYPNGVGLPRHWGQF